One stretch of Chitinophaga pendula DNA includes these proteins:
- a CDS encoding LytR/AlgR family response regulator transcription factor translates to MRIVIIEDEKPNATRLKNMLLDMRPDIVIEAILDTVSASVAWFRSHPHPDVALMDIRLGDGLSFDIFPQVSLRCPVIFTTAYDEYAIRAFKVNSLDYLLKPVERDDLRTALDKVHTPQQQQLPTDMVHQLLEFFKRKEISYRSRFMLPYRDGYRTVLVEDVDFVFYSFNITHLVLKDGTQVPVTQTMDELEEQLDPDRFFRANRQHIISLGSIDNIQHSFSGKLKILLKRDLAREVLISKEKVPVFKQWLDK, encoded by the coding sequence ATGAGAATAGTGATCATTGAAGACGAGAAACCGAATGCCACGAGGCTAAAAAATATGTTATTGGATATGCGTCCGGATATCGTTATCGAGGCGATACTGGATACGGTGAGTGCGAGTGTGGCATGGTTCCGGTCGCATCCTCATCCGGATGTTGCGTTGATGGATATCAGGCTGGGCGACGGTCTTTCTTTCGATATATTTCCGCAGGTGTCTTTGCGTTGTCCTGTTATTTTCACGACGGCTTATGATGAGTATGCGATCCGTGCTTTTAAGGTGAACAGCCTGGATTACCTATTGAAACCTGTGGAGCGGGATGACTTGCGGACGGCGCTGGACAAGGTACACACTCCTCAGCAGCAGCAGTTGCCGACGGATATGGTACATCAGCTGCTGGAGTTTTTCAAACGGAAGGAGATCTCTTACCGGTCCCGGTTTATGTTGCCTTATCGTGACGGTTACCGTACGGTGCTGGTGGAGGATGTGGACTTTGTATTTTATTCGTTCAATATTACGCACCTGGTATTGAAGGACGGTACGCAGGTGCCTGTAACCCAGACGATGGACGAATTGGAGGAGCAACTGGACCCGGATCGTTTTTTCCGGGCGAACCGTCAGCATATTATTAGCCTGGGTAGTATAGATAATATCCAGCATTCATTTAGTGGTAAGCTGAAGATCCTGTTAAAGCGGGACCTTGCCCGGGAGGTATTGATCAGCAAGGAGAAGGTACCGGTGTTTAAGCAATGGCTCGATAAGTAG